In one window of Sciurus carolinensis chromosome X, mSciCar1.2, whole genome shotgun sequence DNA:
- the LOC124971393 gene encoding 60S ribosomal protein L34-like has translation MVQHLTYHRRLSYNTTSNKTRLSRTPGSRIVYLYTKKVGKAPKSACGVCPGRLRGVRAVRPKVLMRLSKTKKHVSRAYGGSMCAKCVRDRIKRAFLIEEQKSIVKVLKAQAQSQKAK, from the coding sequence ATGGTCCAGCATTTGACATACCATCGTAGGCTTTCCTACAATACAACCTCTAACAAAACTAGGCTGTCTCGAACCCCTGGTAGTAGGATCGTGTACCTTTATACAAAGAAGGTTGGGAAAGCACCAAAATCTGCATGTGGTGTGTGCCCAGGCAGACTTCGAGGGGTTCGTGCTGTGAGACCCAAAGTCCTTATGAGATtgtctaaaacaaaaaaacatgtcAGCAGGgcctatggtggttccatgtgTGCTAAATGTGTCCGTGACAGGATCAAGCGTGCTTTCCTTATTGAGGAACAGAAAAGCATTGTGAAAGTGTTGAAGGCACAAGCACAGAGtcaaaaagccaaataa